Proteins encoded within one genomic window of Sorex araneus isolate mSorAra2 chromosome 9, mSorAra2.pri, whole genome shotgun sequence:
- the VPS33A gene encoding vacuolar protein sorting-associated protein 33A encodes MAAHLSYGRVNLNVLREAVRRELREFLDKCAGSKAIVWDEYLTGPFGLIAQYSLLKEHEVEKMFTLKGSRLPAADVKNIIFFVRPRLELMDIIAENVLSEDRRGPTRDFHILFVPRRSLLCEQRLKDLGVLGSFTHREEYSLDLIPFDGDLLSMESEGAFRECYLDSDQTSLYHAAKGLMTLQALYGTIPQIFGKGECARQVANMMIRMKREFTGSQNSIFPVFDNLLLLDRNVDLLTPLATQLTYEGLIDEIYGIQNSHVKLPPEKFAPKRQGDGQDLPTEAKKLPLNSAEELYAEIRDRNFNAVGAVLSKKAKVISAAFEERHNAKTVGEIKQFVSQLPHMQAARGSLANHTSIAELIKDVTTSEDFFDKLTVEQEFMSGIDTDKVNSYIEDCIAQKHPLIKVLRLVCLQSVCNSGLKQKVLDYYKREILQTYGYEHILTLHNLEKAGLLRPQLGGRNSYPTIRKTLRLWMDDVNEQNPTDISYVYSGYAPLSVRLAQLLSRPGWRSIEEVLRILPGPHFEERQPLPTGLQKKRQPGENRVTLVFFLGGVTFAEIAALRFLSQLEDGGTEYVIATTKLMNGSTWIESLMEKLY; translated from the exons GAACATGAAGTGGAGAAAATGTTCACACTCAAGGGAAGCCGTTTGCCAGCAGCTGATGTCAAGAATATCATATTTTTCGTCAGACCCAGGCTAGAACTGATGGATATAATTGCTGAAAACGTGCTTAG TGAAGACAGACGTGGCCCCACGAGAGATTTCCACATTTTGTTTGTGCCCCGGCGTAGCCTCCTGTGTGAGCAGCGGCTGAAGGACCTGGGCGTCCTGGGCTCCTTCACACACAGGGAGGAGTACAGCCTGGACCTCATTCCCTTCGACGGGGACCTTCTGTCCATGGAGTCGGAGGGCGCCTTCAGA GAGTGCTACCTGGACAGCGACCAGACGAGCCTGTACCACGCGGCCAAGGGCCTGATGACGCTGCAGGCCCTGTACGGGACCATCCCCCAGATCTTCGGCAAGGGCGAGTGCGCCAGG CAAGTGGCCAACATGATGATCAGGATGAAGAGAGAGTTCACAGGAAGCCAGAACTCAATATTTCCTGTGTTTGACAACCTCTTGTTGCTCGATCGAAACGTGGATTTATTAACGCCCCTTGCTACTCAGCTGACATACGAAGGACTCATCGATGAAATTTATGGCATCCAGAACA GTCACGTAAAGCTGCCCCCCGAGAAATTCGCCCCGAAGAGGCAGGGTGACGGGCAGGACCTGCCCACAGAGGCCAAGAAGCTGCCGCTGAACTCGGCCGAGGAGCTGTACGCCGAGATCCGCGACCGCAACTTCAACGCTGTGGGCGCCGTGCTCAGCAAGAAGGCCAAGGTCATCTCGGCCGCCTTCGAG gAAAGACACAACGCCAAGACGGTGGGTGAGATCAAGCAGTTCGTCTCGCAGCTGCCCCACATGCAGGCGGCGCGGGGCTCCCTGGCCAACCACACCTCCATCGCCGAGCTCATCAAGGACGTGACGA CGTCTGAAGACTTCTTTGATAAATTAACCGTGGAGCAGGAGTTTATGTCTGGAATAGACACTGATAAG GTCAACAGTTACATCGAGGACTGCATCGCCCAGAAGCATCCGCTCATCAAGGTGCTCAGGCTCGTTTGCCTGCAGTCGGTGTGCAACAGTGGTCTCAAGCAGAAGGTTCTGGATTATTACAAACGAGAAATTCTCCAG ACATACGGCTACGAGCACATCCTGACGTTACACAACCTGGAGAAGGCCGGGCTGCTGCGGCCCCAGCTGGGGGGCAGGAACAGCTACCCCACCATCCGCAAGACCCTGCGCCTCTGGATGGATGATGTGAACGAGCAG AACCCCACGGACATCTCGTACGTGTACAGCGGCTATGCCCCACTCAGCGTGCGGCTGGCCCAGCTGCTCTCCCGGCCTGGCTGGCGCAGCATCGAGGAAGTTCTGCGCATCCTCCCGGGCCCCCACTTCGAGGAGCGGCAGCCGCTGCCCACGGGCCTGCAGAAGAAAC GTCAACCAGGAGAAAACCGAGTGACTCTGGTCTTCTTCCTGGGGGGCGTCACCTTCGCCGAGATCGCCGCCCTGCGCTTCCTCTCCCAGCTGGAGGACGGAGGCACCGAGTACGTGATCGCCACCACCAAGCTGATGAACGGCTCCACCTGGATCGAGTCCCTCATGGAGAAGCTTTACTAG